A single window of Paenibacillus sp. FSL H8-0537 DNA harbors:
- a CDS encoding LysR family transcriptional regulator, whose amino-acid sequence MIEEMHMFAAIVEQSSMNKAAALLNLSQPALSRKIAKLEQDIGTQLFRRIGKRLELTPIGQMTYEYALELRQLHRRYLQKVADYESAGRTSITIGASLTTLQTTLPDFIKALNSSHPEFDIKAVTGKTHEIVTYVREGKADIGIVASRIEDAQLHCVPLFEDHLLLVLPKSMVVTDKGMLGIQDLNGLPILLFSKGTWYRMLTDELFAKYNLQPDVRMEIDSFEAIVRLQHTCRAATLLPQSYVREQLLADNDLTVIPIRELAETKRTTSLIHADPAALHPAVRLWIEELAARSKS is encoded by the coding sequence CTCAATTTGTCCCAGCCTGCCCTCTCCCGTAAAATTGCCAAGCTAGAGCAGGATATCGGCACGCAGCTGTTCCGGCGGATCGGCAAGCGGCTGGAGCTGACGCCTATCGGCCAGATGACCTATGAATACGCACTGGAGCTTCGCCAGCTGCACCGGCGTTACCTGCAGAAGGTTGCCGATTATGAGTCGGCAGGGCGAACCTCCATTACGATTGGCGCGAGCCTGACGACGCTGCAAACGACACTGCCCGATTTTATTAAAGCGCTCAATAGCAGCCATCCTGAATTCGATATTAAGGCGGTCACGGGCAAAACCCATGAGATCGTTACTTATGTAAGGGAAGGAAAAGCGGATATCGGCATTGTCGCCTCGCGTATTGAAGACGCCCAGCTGCACTGCGTCCCGCTGTTTGAGGATCATCTGCTGCTCGTTCTGCCGAAAAGCATGGTTGTGACCGATAAAGGCATGCTCGGCATTCAAGACCTCAACGGCTTGCCGATTCTGCTATTCTCCAAAGGAACCTGGTACCGCATGCTGACCGACGAGCTGTTTGCCAAATACAATCTCCAGCCGGATGTGCGCATGGAGATCGACTCCTTCGAGGCCATCGTCCGGCTTCAGCACACGTGCCGGGCAGCGACACTGCTGCCCCAATCGTATGTGCGCGAACAGCTGCTGGCTGACAACGACCTCACCGTCATTCCGATCAGAGAGCTGGCGGAGACGAAGCGCACGACCTCGCTCATTCACGCCGACCCGGCAGCGCTGCATCCAGCGGTCCGTCTATGGATTGAGGAGCTTGCCGCGCGCTCGAAGTCTTGA